Genomic window (Flavobacterium oreochromis):
AACGAAACAAGACAAACTCAAGAAGAAACCCCATCAGATTGGATAGCAGAAATAGAACTAACGTATTACACTTCCAAACAAAACAAAGAACTGATAAAAGCACAAGGTCAAGTAATACTATCAAATAATGAAGTAGTCTATATGAAACATACATTAAATCTAGGCTAACAAAAACTAAAAACACTGAAAAAACTAAACTAAATAAAGTCTGTATATGAAAAAATATATAGTACAAAAAGGAGATACCTTTTCATCCGTTGCAGAAAAATTTGGAGTAAAAGATGGAGACCACCTTCGAGCATATCATAACCTATATTGTCGCCTAGATGATTTATTAGGACCTCAAGTTATTGAAGGAAAAGAACTACTCATACCAAACGAGCCTCCTTATATGAAACAACAAGAGAGTTCAGAAATTAGATCTAATACTACTGATATGGTTTCAGTTAGCCAAGTTGAAGAAACGCTAAAGAAAGAATCAGAGAAAAAAACGGCAGAGAGCAGTAATCAAACATCAACTTCCAGTCCACACGAAGGAAAACATTTTGTAGTACAAAAAGGCCAATGTCAATGTAATCAAGGCTTTCAATTTCCATCATTTAAAGTTACAAGCCAAACAAAACACTATTGGAACGATTCAGAAGGCTCATCAGATTATCTAGCTGTAACAGAAGAAGACCTTCAATTAGATCCACCAGCACAACCTTTTGGTCAATGCAAACTAAAACCTACCTCAGGAGGATATTTACCTTGT
Coding sequences:
- a CDS encoding PAAR-like protein, translated to MKKYIVQKGDTFSSVAEKFGVKDGDHLRAYHNLYCRLDDLLGPQVIEGKELLIPNEPPYMKQQESSEIRSNTTDMVSVSQVEETLKKESEKKTAESSNQTSTSSPHEGKHFVVQKGQCQCNQGFQFPSFKVTSQTKHYWNDSEGSSDYLAVTEEDLQLDPPAQPFGQCKLKPTSGGYLPCSFSAAGKWTKTYDKVKILDKKCVTELSELMCSTGGKITIFKHGQESQTSKEDVAKANPSQQHLYNPIINFEEYQEETTNNSNEAW